Proteins encoded within one genomic window of Brassica rapa cultivar Chiifu-401-42 chromosome A09, CAAS_Brap_v3.01, whole genome shotgun sequence:
- the LOC103840138 gene encoding uncharacterized protein LOC103840138, whose product MGKRKKLKPKSPSSASPRGSSSSSTNSTQTSGVKKHLTPVFAPVAPIENASAVIATDSVNSSPSGRNLTTRSIVPDPIDATVAAPETVPAVPSDTLVNTGGETPVLASINLSAPTANAVNPEDAIVAQPTEKQVAPFATPATTGGEIPVLASTNPSAQAAPAVNPENANKASTSKAAVPPNSDEWVNMVKGRYKKLEKKGTAFTLPSGEACVKIPNSVIENNKKGWESFIIGQFYSDPPAQNLIHNIVNGIWSKRFRDITVSKLEGNAFLIRIPNASTRERVLHQKLWQIEGQTMFVANWEPGVIPVKPELSTAPIWLELRGVPFQFFNEEGLERIAGLVGHPKFLHPATANKTILDVAKVFTIIDPRVPLPEAVNVQFDSGDIRRIAVSSPWMPPVCSYCKEVGHSIKRCRSAPITCPACKSSAHSTENCPRAKQQKKTEKKQKKTPAQQQYVVKTVTATPSIQQQEVVPASNGNLQKPPDWKGKGIAVATQDSDSDQPSDVEPDSSDVPSSASDREEGEYITVTRKKKTRKGGVKNPTKH is encoded by the coding sequence ATGGGGAAGAGAAAGAAACTGAAACCAAAATCCCCTTCGTCTGCCTCCCCTCGAGGTAGCTCGAGCAGCTCAACAAACTCCACCCAAACCTCTGGCGTGAAGAAGCATTTGACTCCGGTCTTTGCTCCAGTAGCCCCGATTGAGAATGCCTCAGCAGTCATTGCGACCGACTCAGTCAATTCTTCCCCATCGGGCAGGAATCTGACGACTAGGTCAATTGTGCCTGATCCAATTGATGCCACAGTGGCTGCGCCGGAAACGGTACCTGCTGTCCCATCTGATACTCTTGTTAACACCGGTGGAGAGACTCCAGTGCTAGCATCTATCAACCTGTCTGCGCCAACCGCTAACGCGGTGAACCCAGAAGATGCTATAGTAGCTCAACCGACTGAGAAACAAGTTGCTCCTTTTGCAACGCCTGCTACCACTGGCGGAGAGATCCCTGTGCTAGCTTCAACCAACCCTTCTGCGCAAGCTGCTCCTGCGGTAAACCCAGAGAATGCAAACAAGGCTTCTACCTCCAAGGCTGCTGTTCCTCCTAATTCAGATGAATGGGTAAACATGGTGAAAGGAAGGTACAAGAAATTGGAGAAAAAAGGCACAGCTTTCACTCTACCATCGGGTGAGGCGTGTGTCAAGATTCCAAACTCGGTAATTGAGAACAACAAGAAGGGCTGGGAGTCCTTCATAATTGGGCAATTCTACTCAGACCCCCCTGCTCAAAATCTGATCCACAACATTGTGAATGGAATCTGGAGTAAGAGGTTCAGAGACATAACTGTTTCGAAGCTTGAAGGGAACGCCTTCCTGATCCGTATCCCTAATGCAAGCACCAGGGAGCGGGTCCTCCATCAAAAGCTGTGGCAGATTGAAGGACAGACTATGTTTGTCGCAAACTGGGAGCCCGGAGTAATACCGGTGAAACCTGAACTCTCCACTGCGCCCATCTGGTTAGAACTGAGAGGTGTTCCCTTTCAATTCTTCAACGAGGAGGGCCTTGAGCGCATTGCTGGCCTCGTCGGACACCCGAAGTTTCTCCACCCAGCCACGGCAAACAAGACGATTCTTGATGTGGCTAAAGTCTTTACTATTATAGACCCCAGAGTGCCTCTACCGGAAGCGGTCAATGTCCAGTTTGATTCGGGAGATATTCGGCGTATTGCTGTCTCCAGCCCTTGGATGCCTCCAGTCTGCTCTTACTGTAAGGAAGTGGGTCACAGTATAAAGCGCTGTAGGTCTGCCCCGATAACTTGCCCGGCATGTAAGTCCTCTGCTCACTCGACTGAAAACTGTCCTCGTGCTAAGCAGCAGAAGAAGACTgagaagaagcaaaagaaaactcCGGCACAACAGCAATACGTTGTCAAAACTGTTACTGCCACACCTTCGATCCAACAACAGGAGGTTGTTCCTGCGAGTAACGGAAACCTTCAGAAACCGCCTgactggaaaggtaaaggcatcGCAGTCGCGACTCAAGACTCGGATTCGGATCAACCTTCTGATGTCGAGCCAGACTCTTCTGATGTCCCCTCCTCTGCTTCTGATCGTGAAGAAGGAGAGTACATTACAGTCACTAGAAAGAAGAAAACCCGAAAGGGTGGGGTAAAGAACCCCACAAAACACTAA
- the LOC103840139 gene encoding NAC domain-containing protein 12 yields the protein MAENKVNLSINGQSKVPPGFRFHPTEEELLHYYLCKKVHSQKIDLDVIREVDLNKLEPWDIQEECRIGSAPQTDWYFFSHKDKKYPTGTRTNRATVSGFWKATGRDKIIYSCVRRIGLRKTLVFYKGRAPHGQKSDWIMHEYRLDETPTTNEYSDVVSEDPMSYNEEGWVVCRVFRKKNYQKIDDSPKITLSSSPGDTEEKRKSTTSHNTQNGNVLDHVLLYMDRSCPNICMPERQTTIQRQHNQDDILFMQLPSLETPKSEDLVYQSLKIPNQLDSSLVQEKKNGRPVCSNWASLDRLVAWQLNNGHHKCDRASFDEEEEDGDTMMQRWDLHWSNDDHVDLWSSFTESSSSPSSLDPLLHLSV from the exons ATGGCGGAGAATAAGGTAAACCTGTCGATCAATGGACAATCAAAAGTGCCACCAGGTTTCAGATTCCATCCAACAGAAGAAGAGCTTCTCCATTACTATCTTTGCAAGAAAGTTCACTCTCAAAAGATAGATCTTGATGTCATTCGTGAAGTTGATCTCAACAAGCTTGAGCCTTGGGATATTCAAG AAGAATGTAGAATCGGTTCAGCGCCGCAGACCGACTGGTACTTCTTCAGTCACAAGGACAAAAAATATCCAACGGGGACCAGGACAAACCGGGCAACAGTTTCCGGATTCTGGAAGGCGACTGGACGTGACAAGATCATCTACAGTTGTGTCAGGAGGATTGGATTGAGAAAGACGCTCGTGTTCTACAAAGGAAGAGCTCCCCATGGTCAGAAATCTGATTGGATCATGCATGAGTATCGCCTCGACGAGACTCCAACAACTAAT GAATATTCAGATGTTGTAAGTGAAGATCCAATGAGCTACAACGAAGAAGGTTGGGTGGTATGTCGAGTGTTCAGGAAGAAGAACTATCAAAAGATCGACGACTCTCCTAAAATCACTCTATCTTCTTCACCTGGTGACACGGAGGAAAAGAGAAAGTCCACCACCTCCCACAACACTCAAAATGGCAACGTCTTGGACCACGTTCTTCTATACATGGACCGTTCCTGTCCCAACATCTGCATGCCCGAGCGCCAAACCACGATCCAACGTCAACATAATCAAGACGATATTTTATTCATGCAACTTCCAAGTCTTGAGACACCCAAATCCGAGGACCTGGTCTACCAAAGTTTAAAGATTCCAAACCAGCTCGATTCCTCTCTGGTTCAAGAGAAGAAAAACGGCAGACCGGTTTGCAGTAATTGGGCTAGTCTTGACCGGCTAGTGGCGTGGCAGTTGAACAACGGTCATCATAAGTGTGATCGTGCGAGttttgatgaagaagaggaagatggtGATACCATGATGCAGCGTTGGGATCTTCACTGGAGTAATGATGATCATGTTGATCTTTGGAGTAGTTTCACTGAATCTTCTTCATCCCCTTCGTCTTTAGATCCTCTTCTTCATTTATCTGTATGA